Proteins from one Fragaria vesca subsp. vesca linkage group LG6, FraVesHawaii_1.0, whole genome shotgun sequence genomic window:
- the LOC101300642 gene encoding stem 28 kDa glycoprotein-like → MKMLPLLLFFLLTTTVATTQASSDGAISRQIHLLRPQTGSQGRHVPGISCMSWRLGVETHNIVGWTTIPAACERYVGNYMLGHQYRQDSRAVTNEALLYAKSLNLTKDGKNLWVFDIDETSLSNLPYYAHHGFGVELYNSTAFNAWVLEGKAPALPESLKLYNKLLALGIKVAFITGRGESQRSVTEINLRYVGYLTWEKLILKNSSYTGNTSVVYKSSEKKKLEESGYRIIGNIGDQWSDLLGTNVGDRTFKLPDPMYYIS, encoded by the exons ATGAAAATGTTGCCACTTCTACTCTTCTTCCTCCTAACCACAACTGTAGCAACAACCCAAGCTTCATCAGATGGAGCTATATCCCGCCAGATTCATCTCCTCCGGCCACAAACCGGTTCCCAGGGGAGGCACGTCCCCGGCATTTCATGTATGAGCTGGAGACTGGGCGTCGAAACCCACAACATCGTTGGCTGGACGACTATTCCGGCTGCCTGTGAACGATATGTGGGAAACTACATGCTAGGCCACCAGTACAGACAGGACTCGAGAGCTGTTACTAATGAGGCTTTGCTCTACGCTAAGAGCCTGAACCTGACAAAGGACGGCAAGAACTTGTGGGTCTTCGACATAGATGAGACTAGTCTCTCCAATCTGCCTTATTATGCTCACCATGGATTCGG GGTAGAGTTATATAATTCCACTGCATTCAACGCCTGGGTCTTAGAAGGCAAAGCCCCAGCTTTGCCGGAGAGTCTTAAACTGTACAACAAGTTATTGGCTCTTGGAATCAAGGTTGCGTTCATAACTGGAAGAGGAGAATCTCAAAGAAGTGTGACAGAAATCAATCTCAGATATGTTGGATACCTCACTTGGGAAAAGCTCATTCTAAA GAATTCATCTTATACTGGTAACACATCGGTTGTGTATAAATCATCCGAGAAAAAGAAACTTGAAGAGAGTGGATATAGAATAATTGGGAACATTGGTGATCAGTGGAGCGATCTCTTGGGAACAAATGTGGGCGATCGGACCTTCAAGTTGCCTGATCCAATGTATTACATTAGTTGA
- the LOC101307036 gene encoding acid phosphatase 1-like, translating into MKALPVLQLLFLATLVATTQGSFELDLADKIIHLLQPKSGSGGSHVGNISCLSWRLGVETHNIIDWTTIPAACEGYVGHYMLGDQYRKDSAVVTHEAYVYAEGLNLTDDGNKLWVFDVDETTLSNLPYYAKHGFGVEVYNSTAFNAWVLEGIAPALPESLKLYKKLLALGIKVAFITGRGESQRNVTETNLKNAGYDTWETLILKGSSYSGNTSVVYKSAERTKLEESGYTIIGNIGDQWSDLIGTSVGNRTFKLPDPMYYIS; encoded by the exons ATGAAAGCATTGCCAGTTCTACAACTCTTGTTTCTAGCCACACTTGTGGCCACAACCCAAGGTTCATTCGAGCTTGACTTAGCCGACAAGATAATACATCTCCTCCAGCCAAAATCCGGCTCCGGCGGCAGTCATGTCGGCAACATTTCATGCCTGAGTTGGCGACTGGGCGTGGAGACCCACAACATCATTGACTGGACGACTATTCCGGCTGCTTGTGAAGGCTACGTCGGGCACTACATGCTCGGCGACCAGTACAGAAAAGACTCGGCAGTGGTTACTCATGAGGCCTATGTCTACGCCGAGGGCCTGAATCTCACCGACGATGGTAACAAGTTGTGGGTCTTTGACGTCGACGAGACTACTCTCTCTAATCTGCCTTACTATGCCAAGCATGGATTCGG GGTAGAGGTATATAATTCCACTGCATTCAACGCCTGGGTCTTGGAAGGCATAGCCCCAGCTTTGCCCGAGAGTCTAAAGTTGTACAAGAAGTTGTTGGCTCTTGGAATCAAGGTTGCATTCATAACCGGAAGAGGAGAATCTCAGAGAAATGTCACAGAAACCAATCTGAAGAATGCTGGATATGATACCTGGGAAACGCTTATACTTAA GGGTTCATCTTATTCTGGTAACACATCAGTGGTGTATAAATCAGCTGAGAGAACAAAACTTGAAGAGAGCGGATACACAATAATCGGAAACATTGGTGATCAATGGAGTGATCTAATTGGCACAAGCGTCGGCAATCGAACCTTCAAGTTGCCTGATCCTATGTATTACATTAGTTGA
- the LOC101300933 gene encoding profilin-like, whose amino-acid sequence MSWQAYVDDHLLCDIDGNHLASAAIVGHDGSVWAQSSNFPKFKPEEITAIMKDFDEPGTLAPTGLHLAGTKYMVIQGEGGAVIRGKKGSGGVTVKKTGQALVFGIYEEPLTPGQCNMIVERLGDYLIDQGL is encoded by the exons ATGTCGTGGCAGGCTTACGTCGACGATCACTTGCTGTGCGACATCGACGGCAACCATCTCGCCTCCGCTGCCATCGTCGGACACGACGGCAGCGTCTGGGCTCAGAGCTCTAACTTCCCCAAG TTTAAGCCCGAGGAAATTACGGCGATCATGAAAGATTTCGATGAGCCCGGGACTCTTGCACCGACTGGTCTGCACCTTGCTGGCACAAAGTACATGGTTATTCAAGGCGAGGGTGGAGCTGTTATTCGTGGCAAGAAG GGCTCCGGAGGTGTTACTGTGAAGAAAACTGGCCAAGCTTTGGTTTTTGGTATATATGAGGAGCCTTTGACACCAGGACAGTGTAATATGATTGTGGAGAGGTTGGGAGATTACCTGATTGATCAGGGTCTGTAG
- the LOC101301403 gene encoding uncharacterized protein LOC101301403 codes for MGEGTGKQMAQGAYSIRQYDNYAKREESWAIMEGDDDDHDHDDMSDTTSTTSNRTTYSSDLVDDASSSASSSCSSSLRSGGSLYDLSDLMAQLPIKRGLSKYFQGKSQSFTSLSKVNSIEDLAKKETPYKRSKALKSCKSYGGGLGTQRSYSLIPKATISKVKKTSRS; via the exons ATGGGTGAAGGTACTGGAAAACAAATGGCTCAGGGTGCATACTCGATCAGACAATATGACAACTACGCGAAAAGAGAAGAGAGTTGGGCGATCATGGAAGGAGATGATGATGACCATGATCATGATGATATGTCCGACACCACTTCGACGACATCTAATCGAACGACGTATTCATCAGACTTGGTGGATGATGCATCTTCATCGGCATCGTCTTCATGTTCTTCATCCTTGCGTTCTGGTGGATCTCTCTACGACTTGTCAGATCTCATGGCGCAGTTACCCATCAA GAGAGGGCTTTCCAAGTATTTTCAAGGCAAGAGTCAGTCTTTCACATCTTTATCAAAAGTGAATAGCATTGAAGATCTTGCAAAGAAAGAGACTCCATATAAGAGATCAAAAGCGCTAAAATCATGCAAGAGCTATGGTGGTGGCTTAGGTACCCAAAGATCATACTCTCTTATTCCCAAGGCTACGATATCTAAAGTGAAGAAAACTTCGAGAAGCTAG